GCCGGTGTCGAATTGGTGGGAATCGCCGCCGGTGAGACCGCCGATCCGGAGAAGATCATGCCGCGTGCGATCAATTCCGTGATCGTCCGCATCGCGGTGTTCTACGTCGGATCGGTGGCACTGCTGGCGATGCTGTTGCCCTACACCGCCTACAAGGCCGGCGAAAGCCCGTTCGTCACGTTCTTCTCGAAGATCGGCTTCCACGGCGCGGGCGACCTGATGAACATCGTGGTCATCACCGCCGCGCTGTCCAGCCTGAACGCGGGACTCTATTCGACCGGCCGGGTCATGCACTCGCTGGCGATGAGCGGCAGCGGCCCCAAGTTCGCCATGCGGATGACGAAACGTGGTGTGCCGTATGGCGGAATCGCGATGACCGCCGTCATCTGCCTTTTCGGCATCGCGCTCAACGCCTTCAACCCTGGCGAAGCCTTCGAAATCGTGCTCAGCGACGCCGCTTTGGGCATCGTCGCGTCCTGGGCCACGATCGTGTTGTGTCAGCTTCGGTTCTACAAGCTGACCAATGACGGGGCGATGGAGCGGCCCGCGTTCCGCACGCCGTTCACCCCGTACAGCGGCTACGTCACCCTGGCGTTCTTGGTCTGCATCGTGGTGCTGATGGCTTTCGATCGACCGGTTGGCACCTGGACCGTCGCATCGCTGATCGTCATCGCTCCCGCACTGGTCGTAGGTTGGTTCGCCGTGCGCAAACGGGTGGCGGCGGCCACCGTGCGTTGGTGAAGCGCTAGGCTTTCCCCAGCTCCTGGTTGTAGGCGCTGGTGGAGCGGCCGAGCGCGGCAACCTCGGCGTCCATCTGAGGCACCATTTCCGTGACGGCTCTGCGAATCGGGAGCTCACCGGCACGGGTGGACAGCACCGGCTTGAGCCAGCGAAACGCGACCACCCAGCCCGGGCAGTAGACCCGGTCCTTGCGGCCCTCGATGCCCTTGACGAACGCCGTCGCGCAGCTGTCCACGTCGGTCGTCTTGTTCAACGGCCATGGCAGCCGCTTGAGCAGGTAGGTGAACGAGGGCAGGTCGGACTTGGTGTCACGAACCAGCGCCGTGTCGATCCAGGACATGTGCGCCACGCCGATGCCGACGCCGCGGTGACCGACCTCCAGGCGTAGCGCATTGGCCAAATGCTCATTACCGGCCTTCGACACGTCATAGGACGCCATTCCCGGGGCCGCCGCGAATGCCGCCAGCGACGAGACGATCAGCAGATAGCCATGCCGGTCGATCAGCGCTGGCAGGGTCGCGCGCACGGTGTGAAAGACGCCGAGCAGATTGACATCCAGCACCCGCCGGAATGCCTCCGGGTCGACCTGCAGCACCGACCCGTAGCTGGCGATTCCGGCGTTGGCCACCGCGACGTCGATGCCGCCGAAACGTTCGACGGCCCGATCGGCGACGCCGTGCATGGCGGCCAGATCGCGCACATCGGCGACCACGGTCAGCACGTGCTCGTCGCCGCCGAGTTCGGCGGCCAGCGTGTCCAGTGCGGCTTTGTCGAGGTCGGTCACGACGAGTTTGGCGCCCTTGGTGTGCAGCCGGCGGGCTACCTCCGCACCGATTCCCCGGGCGCCCCCGGTGATGAGAACGACTTTGCCCTGCACCGATGTCATGGCCGTCAACGTACCTTTCGCCGAATCTAGAGTTCCACCCCGAGAAGCGCATCGATCGCGGTAGCCACCAGCCGCGGCGCCTCGGCGTCATGACCGCCGTACTCGAGTGCGTCAGTGGCCCAACCATCAAGTGCGGCAATCGCTTTGGGTGTGTCAAGGTCATCGGCCAGGTACTGGCGCACCCGCGCGATGACATCGACCGCGTCCGGGCCGGCGGGCAGCGCGGTCGCGGTGCGCCAACGTTGCAGCCGCGCGGCCGACTCGTCGACCAGCTGGGGGCTCCACGACCGGTCCGCGCGATAGTGCCCGGCCAGCAGACCGAGCCGAATGGCCGACGGCTCAACGCCCTGCGCGCGCAGCCCCGACACCAGCACCAGGTTGCCGCGACTCTTCGACATTTTGTGCCCGTCCCAGCCGATCATCCCGGCGTGGACGTAGTGGCGAGCGAATCGCCTTTCATTCCTTACACATTCGGCGTGTGCGGCAGTGAACTCGTGATGCGGGAAGATCAGGTCGGTGCCGCCACCCTGGATGTCCAAGCCGCTGCCGATGCGGCTGAGCGCGATCGCAGCGCATTCGACGTGCCAGCCGGGCCGGCCCGGGCCGAACGGTGACGGCCAACTGGGCTCCCCGGGCCGTTCGGCCCGCCACAACAGTGCGTCCAGTTCGTCGGTCTTGCCCGCGCGGTCCGGGTCGCCGCCGCGCTCGGCGAACAGCCGCAGCATGGTCTCGCGGTCATAGCCCGATTCGTAGCCGAACTGCGGCGTGGCATCCGCGCGATAGTAGACGTCCGGATATTCCCCTACCTCCGGGTCGATGACGTATGCCGCCCCCGACGCGAGCATCTTTTCGACGAGCTCCACCACTTCGGCTACGGCTTCGGTCGCCCCGACATACTCGCGCGGCGGCAACACCCGCAACGCGGCCATGTCCTCGCGGAACAGCGCCACCTCGCGATCACCGAGCTCACGCCAGTCGATGCCGTCTCGCCTGGCCCGCTCGAACAGCGGGTCGTCGACGTCGGTGACGTTCTGCACGTAGTGCACGCCGTGGCCCAGATCCAGCCACAGCCGGTGAATCAGATCGAACGCCAGATAGGTGGCCGCGTGGCCCAAATGTGTGGCGTCGTAAGGCGTGATCCCGCAGACGTACATGGTGGCGGTCGACCCGGCCGCCACCGGGCGGACCTGGCGATCGGAGGTGTCGTACAGCCGTAGCTCCGGGCCGCGTCCGGGCATCACCGGCACCTGTGCGGAAGGCCACGACTGCATGCTGTCGACTTTAGGCCCGGCGACGATGCGGGCCGTGCAGCGGCCTGCTGTGGGGTACTCCCAGCCGCGCGGCGAGCGAGGGGGCGAGGCGGGCAATCAGGTCAGGCGTGGCGGTCAGTGCCAGGCGTCGCGGATGGCGCCGAGCAGGATCGGCGCCACCTCGGCGCGACACATCACGAAGTCGGGCAGGTACGGGTCCTCCTGGTTGTAGCGCATCGGGGAGCCGTCGAGCCGCGACGCGTGCATACCCGCGGCCATCACCACACCGGCCGGCGCGGCCGAATCCCATTCCCATTGCCCGCCGGCATGCAGATAGGCGTCGACATCGCCGTCGATGATGGCCATCGCCTTGGCGCCCGCCGAGCCGATCGCCACCGGCTGGATCGCGAGCGACTGGCGCATGCGGTGCAGCACCGCCGGTGGCCGGGTGGCGCTGACGGCGATCCGCAACGTGTGCGGGATACCGACCCGCGCCTGGCTGTCGGTCACGGTGTCGCTGCGATACACGATGTTGTCCCGAGCGGGCAAAGCAACTGCCGCATCAGTGATTTCGCGCCGGCCATCGGTCGGACGCTGCCACAGCGCGATATGTACCGCCCAGTCGTCACGCCCCGGTGTGGAGAACTCGCGGGTGCCGTCCACCGGGTCGATGATCCACACCCGATCGTGGTTGAGCCGCTGCAGATCGTCGTAAGCTTCCTCGCTGAGCACCGCGTCGTCCGGGCGCTCGGCGCGCAGCCGGCGCAGGATCAGCTCGTTGGCCAGGCTGTCGCCGGCGTCGCCGAGCATCCAGGGATGACCGAACCCGACCTCCTCGCGCACTTTCAGCAGCAGCTCCCCCGCGTCGGCGGCGAGATCGGCGGCTAATGCAGCATCAGTCATCTCATCGGCAGCAGAGCTCACCGCTTCAGTATCGCCGACGGCGATGCCGGACCCTAAAACGCGGGCCAGGGAATGGGGCGATGCCGGCTGGGCACGGGCATCACCGGGTTGTCCAGCAGCGCGTGCGCCCGCATGCTCAGCGCCGCGATCTCCGTCCGGGTGATCTGCCCGGCCAGCGCGTCGCCGAACTCGTCACCCACCGCGTCGGCCAGACGGGCGACGGCCTGCAGGGTCGAGTCGTCGATCGGTTTACCGGCCCATCCCCAGAGCACCGTGCGCAGTTTGTTCTCGACGTGCAGGCACACGCCGTGGTCGACGCCGTAGACGTGGCCGTCGAGGTCGCGCAGGACGTGGCCGCCCTTGCGGTCGGCGTTGTTGACCAGCACGTCGAACACCGCCATCCGCCACAGGCGAATGTCGTCGGCGTGCATCAGGATGACCTCGTCGCCGGCGTAGTCGTGGGCTCGCAGCACCGGCAGATAACCCGGCTGCTGCCGGTCGGCGGGAAACAGGTCGACCAGATCCGGTCCCGGCCGCGGGTCGGTGTCCACGGCGTCGCCGGGTTGCTGCACCCACAGCTGCAGCATGCCGGGGCCCGCCGGCCCGTGGCGAATGATGGTGTAGGGCACCAGGTTCCAGCCTAATTGCGTCGATACCTGATACGCGGCGAGTTCACGGCCGGCCAGCGTGCCGTCGGGGAAGTCCCAGAGCGGCTGCTCGCCGGAGATCGGCTTGTAGACGCAGTGCACGCTGGACTCGCCCAGCGTGGCCTCGCACAGGAAGGTGGCGTTACTGGCCGAGCGGATCCGTCCGAGGACCGTCAGCTCGCCGTCCCGCAAGACCTCACGATCGTCATGCTCGTTATTCAGGGGCGTCATCGGTGGGCCCGAGCAGCGCACTTCGCTTATAGCCGTTGGCGCGCGCGCAAATGTGACCCTCAGGGTCCAGCGGTTCGTCGCACAGGGGGCATGGCGGGCGTCCCGCCGAGATCACGCGGCTGGATCGGGTGGCGAACTGCCGCGCCGATTCCGGGGTCAAGAACACGCGCACCGCGTCGGGACCTTCGTCGGTGTCGTCGAGCACCACCGAGGCGTCGAACTCGGCATCGGTGACGGCCAGCAGTTCGACCACAACGGTCTGGGCTTCCGAGTCCCAGCCCAGGCCCATCGTCCCGACCCGGAATTCCGCGTCGACGGGCGTGATGAGCGGATTGAGGTCATCGACCTCGGCGGGCTCCGGCGGCACGGGTGTGCCGAACCGGCGGTTCACCTCGAGCAGCAGTGCACCGATGCGTTCGGCGAGCACCGCGACCTGTTGCTTCTCCAGCACCACCGACACCACGCGGGAATCGCCGACCGCCTGGATGTAGAAGGTGCGATTACCGGGCTGACCGACGGTTCCGGCCACGAAGCGGTCGGGTGTGCGGAAGACATGGATTGCGCGAGGCATGGCACCTCCAAAATACCGGCTGTTGCGGTCGCTAGGCGATTCGATGCGGTTGCCGCAGCGGAATCAATCTGTGGATCCCCCGACCACCGCGTCGCTCGACGGTTCCGCCTCGGCCGGT
The DNA window shown above is from Mycobacterium sp. Aquia_216 and carries:
- a CDS encoding amino acid permease, with amino-acid sequence MTALPDTPEPDPSPPAVPNEEAGYHKGLKPRQLQMIAIGGAIGTGLFLGAGGRLVKAGPGLFLVYGMCGIFVFFMLRALGELVLHRPSSGSFVSYAREFFGEKAAFVVGWMYFLNWAMTSIVDTTAIATYLHHWTAFGAIPQWVLALIALVVVLSMNMISVAWFGELEFWAALIKVFALVTFLVVGIVFLAGRFQIDGHGTGPGIWASHGGLFPTGVIPLAVTASGVVFAYAGVELVGIAAGETADPEKIMPRAINSVIVRIAVFYVGSVALLAMLLPYTAYKAGESPFVTFFSKIGFHGAGDLMNIVVITAALSSLNAGLYSTGRVMHSLAMSGSGPKFAMRMTKRGVPYGGIAMTAVICLFGIALNAFNPGEAFEIVLSDAALGIVASWATIVLCQLRFYKLTNDGAMERPAFRTPFTPYSGYVTLAFLVCIVVLMAFDRPVGTWTVASLIVIAPALVVGWFAVRKRVAAATVRW
- a CDS encoding SDR family oxidoreductase, encoding MTSVQGKVVLITGGARGIGAEVARRLHTKGAKLVVTDLDKAALDTLAAELGGDEHVLTVVADVRDLAAMHGVADRAVERFGGIDVAVANAGIASYGSVLQVDPEAFRRVLDVNLLGVFHTVRATLPALIDRHGYLLIVSSLAAFAAAPGMASYDVSKAGNEHLANALRLEVGHRGVGIGVAHMSWIDTALVRDTKSDLPSFTYLLKRLPWPLNKTTDVDSCATAFVKGIEGRKDRVYCPGWVVAFRWLKPVLSTRAGELPIRRAVTEMVPQMDAEVAALGRSTSAYNQELGKA
- the mshC gene encoding cysteine--1-D-myo-inosityl 2-amino-2-deoxy-alpha-D-glucopyranoside ligase — translated: MQSWPSAQVPVMPGRGPELRLYDTSDRQVRPVAAGSTATMYVCGITPYDATHLGHAATYLAFDLIHRLWLDLGHGVHYVQNVTDVDDPLFERARRDGIDWRELGDREVALFREDMAALRVLPPREYVGATEAVAEVVELVEKMLASGAAYVIDPEVGEYPDVYYRADATPQFGYESGYDRETMLRLFAERGGDPDRAGKTDELDALLWRAERPGEPSWPSPFGPGRPGWHVECAAIALSRIGSGLDIQGGGTDLIFPHHEFTAAHAECVRNERRFARHYVHAGMIGWDGHKMSKSRGNLVLVSGLRAQGVEPSAIRLGLLAGHYRADRSWSPQLVDESAARLQRWRTATALPAGPDAVDVIARVRQYLADDLDTPKAIAALDGWATDALEYGGHDAEAPRLVATAIDALLGVEL
- a CDS encoding 3'(2'),5'-bisphosphate nucleotidase CysQ, encoding MTDAALAADLAADAGELLLKVREEVGFGHPWMLGDAGDSLANELILRRLRAERPDDAVLSEEAYDDLQRLNHDRVWIIDPVDGTREFSTPGRDDWAVHIALWQRPTDGRREITDAAVALPARDNIVYRSDTVTDSQARVGIPHTLRIAVSATRPPAVLHRMRQSLAIQPVAIGSAGAKAMAIIDGDVDAYLHAGGQWEWDSAAPAGVVMAAGMHASRLDGSPMRYNQEDPYLPDFVMCRAEVAPILLGAIRDAWH
- a CDS encoding SCO1664 family protein — encoded protein: MTPLNNEHDDREVLRDGELTVLGRIRSASNATFLCEATLGESSVHCVYKPISGEQPLWDFPDGTLAGRELAAYQVSTQLGWNLVPYTIIRHGPAGPGMLQLWVQQPGDAVDTDPRPGPDLVDLFPADRQQPGYLPVLRAHDYAGDEVILMHADDIRLWRMAVFDVLVNNADRKGGHVLRDLDGHVYGVDHGVCLHVENKLRTVLWGWAGKPIDDSTLQAVARLADAVGDEFGDALAGQITRTEIAALSMRAHALLDNPVMPVPSRHRPIPWPAF
- a CDS encoding DUF3090 domain-containing protein is translated as MPRAIHVFRTPDRFVAGTVGQPGNRTFYIQAVGDSRVVSVVLEKQQVAVLAERIGALLLEVNRRFGTPVPPEPAEVDDLNPLITPVDAEFRVGTMGLGWDSEAQTVVVELLAVTDAEFDASVVLDDTDEGPDAVRVFLTPESARQFATRSSRVISAGRPPCPLCDEPLDPEGHICARANGYKRSALLGPTDDAPE